A single Anopheles maculipalpis chromosome 3RL, idAnoMacuDA_375_x, whole genome shotgun sequence DNA region contains:
- the LOC126565632 gene encoding eukaryotic translation initiation factor 4E-binding protein, whose protein sequence is MSASPIARQACASISQAIPSKRVLIHDASELPDLYSSTPGGTLYSTTPGGTRIVYERAFLMNLKNSPLARTPPNNVPLNLLRSGGGSPNSKPLSTLSLKQQKPARNSPPKYDEHQEQFDMDL, encoded by the exons ATGTCGGCATCACCGATCGCACGTCAGGCCTGTGCCTCCATCTCCCAGGCCATCCCGTCCAAGCGAGTGCTCATCCATGACGCATCCGAGCTGCCGGATCTCTACTCCTCCACGCCCGGTGGCACCCTCTACTCGACCACACCCGGAG GTACTCGCATCGTGTATGAACGTGCCTTCCTGATGAACCTGAAGAATTCCCCGCTGGCACGCACTCCACCAAACAACGTGCCACTGAACCTGCTCCGATCGGGTGGCGGAAGCCCGAACTCAAAGCCACTGTCGACACTGTCGCTGAAGCAGCAGAAACCGGCCCGGAACTCACCGCCAAAGTACGACGAGCATCAGGAACAGTTCGATATGGATCTGTAA
- the LOC126565513 gene encoding NADH dehydrogenase [ubiquinone] 1 beta subcomplex subunit 10, whose amino-acid sequence MPEAPARNPLESFMNAVQATIDAPVTWFREKIVEPNRQTYPWYHQQFRRVPTIDQCYTDDAVCIFEANQQFRRDKMVDNEILAILRQRFEDCVLYEQPDHERKCRSILDTYEKAAENWFIKYGDLGGYANAKTAYMKQKHRMIWERRHGPVGSGMKQVGDDQQAASDH is encoded by the exons ATGCCGGAGGCTCCTGCTCGTAATCCGCTCGAAAGCTTCATGAATGCCGTACAGGCAACCATCGATGCGCCCGTAACATGGTTCCGTG agaaAATCGTCGAACCTAACCGGCAAACGTACCCGTGGTATCATCAGCAGTTCCGCCGTGTGCCCACGATTGATCAATGCTACACTGACGATGCGGTGTGCATTTTCGAGGCGAACCAACAGTTTAGACGCGACAA GATGGTCGACAATGAAATTCTGGCTATCTTGCGCCAACGTTTCGAGGACTGTGTGCTGTACGAGCAGCCCGACCACGAGCGCAAATGCCGCTCAATCCTAGACACGTACGAAAAGGCGGCCGAGAACTGGTTTATCAAGT ATGGCGATCTCGGTGGTTATGCGAATGCGAAGACGGCCTACATGAAGCAGAAGCACCGTATGATCTGGGAAAGACGCCACGGACCGGTTGGTAGCGGTATGAAGCAGGTTGGCGACGACCAGCAAGCTGCCAGTGACCATTAG
- the LOC126564564 gene encoding SET domain-containing protein SmydA-8: protein MGDGTYKVLECPELGRYGVAGRDLKAGDRLFEELPFAVGPKLDSPPLCLECCCPVDGGEGGPRCSRCGWPLCEDCSAPDSEIVYHRGECEVFAASGVRFRPVEDSTAGCVQLDCITPLRVLLAKEADEARWKREIEPMEYHDAERRESANWKVDENNIVSFLCGHCKLGDRFSHELVQRAIGLLDVNAFEGRTCNGYSLRGLYPQLAIMAHNCVPNVVHSIHPSDGYRLEGRVAVDVPEGGKLYTTYTYTLTGTVARQSILKMSKFFTCRCTRCLDPTELGTHFSTLLCNKCHGGFITSTNPLDDNAEWNCAQCSFKTSGAAVQKAVMTIHNEIDELACLEYEASRLEAYEAVYKKYRSVLHPLHFINTSIRHSLIELYGRIPGYEIAELPDVLLERKVELCRSILRVLDVFEPGKSRARAMILYELHAPLIMLAQSAFSRGEDNRDGKSLKQQLTEAAHILEECGEILEWEDPMTPEGILANVTKQSLAQLRQSIETLD, encoded by the exons ATGGGTGACGGTACTTACAAGGTGCTGGAATGTCCGGAACTCGGTCGTTATGGTGTGGCCGGACGCGATCTGAAGGCAGGTGATCGACTCTTCGAAGAGCTCCCGTTTGCTGTCGGTCCAAAGCTGGACAGTCCACCGCTCTGTCTGGAATGTTGCTGTCCGGTCGATGGTGGTGAAGGTGGTCCAAGGTGTTCGCGATGTGGTTGGCCACTGTGCGAAGATTGTAGTGCTCCCGACAGCGAGATCGTTTATCATCGGGGCGAGTGTGAGGTGTTTGCGGCGAGTGGTGTTCGATTCCGGCCGGTGGAAGACTCAACGGCCGGATGTGTGCAGCTCGATTGCATAACGCCGCTACGGGTGCTGCTGGCGAAGGAAGCGGATGAAGCCCGGTGGAAACGGGAGATCGAACCGATGGAGTACCACGATGCGGAACGACGCGAAAGTGCCAACTGGAAGGTGGACGAAAACAATATTGTGTCGTTTCTGTGTGGTCATTGTAAGCTTGGGGACAGATTTTCGCACGAGTTGGTGCAACGTGCTATCGGACTGTTGGATGTGAATGCGTTCGAGGGTCGTACCTGTAACGGGTACAGCTTGCGTGGCCTCTATCCTCAGCTAGCGATCATGGCGCACAACTGCGTACCGAACGTGGTTCATTCGATTCATCCGAGCGACGGTTACAG GTTGGAAGGCCGTGTGGCCGTCGACGTCCCTGAAGGTGGAAAGCTCTACACGACCTACACCTACACCCTGACCGGCACAGTCGCCCGTCAATCGATCCTAAAGATGAGCAAATTCTTCACATGTCGCTGTACCCGCTGCCTAGATCCGACCGAGCTAGGAACGCACTTCAGCACACTCCTCTGCAACAAATGCCACGGAGGATTCATTACCTCTACCAATCCACTCG aTGATAACGCAGAATGGAATTGTGCTCAATGTAGCTTCAAAACATCCGGTGCCGCCGTCCAGAAAGCCGTCATGACCATACACAACGAAATAGACGAGCTAGCCTGTCTTGAGTACGAAGCCAGCCGGCTCGAAGCGTACGAAGCCGTCTACAAGAAGTACCGCAGTGTGCTACATCCGCTGCACTTCATCAACACCTCCATCCGCCACAGTTTGATCGAGCTGTACGGGCGCATTCCCGGGTACGAGATAGCCGAACTGCCGGACGTACTGCTCGAGCGTAAGGTTGAGCTCTGTCGCAGCATTCTCCGCGTGTTGGATGTGTTTGAGCCGGGAAAATCGAGGGCCCGGGCAATGATACTGTACGAACTGCATGCACCGCTCATCATGCTCGCCCAGTCCGCCTTCTCACGGGGCGAGGACAATCGGGATGGAAAATCGTTAAAACAACAGCTCACCGAGGCGGCCCACATACTGGAGGAATGTGGCGAAATACTCGAGTGGGAGGATCCAATGACACCCGAGGGTATACTGGCGAACGTGACCAAACAATCGCTCGCACAGCTAAGGCAGAGCATCGAAACACTCGACTAa
- the LOC126563858 gene encoding DNA-directed RNA polymerase, mitochondrial — protein sequence MFRMLNLRSLAQSKNKVLAHKSGIVRVDSTSSSVVFCPFRKLSHLCNRQRVPDLLIARGNATVNIKRVHSTTPSAEIVSTVGGKKTKRRRSNENKFTELLAVQDGATKETKATVQKLKSKKLANFIHDQIAYEACSKSTPISSSIANTQELPHTSSRVPGGPVLPADMSHWNFEETPVIYIGGEMKETDISPDVLSEIIESVHVLKEVHQNRALRVSGVLAAHDELDPALEEEVGLLESEAILPEEAELVFEDPIDLTTTNPGSSKKSKRGGGHDGPEKGKKFCSKYYKTSEIENLARQRSFQMTLNAYLDICITTGMVNRAYATTLNYRHKRKRREFDVGTYNQLIHAYAGKGNFSRVKDILRVMREDSIVPNAQMYAGIFECLGRLEPTAEVLKQAKQYLQEASTAGFTMTDILDQSKFSHDQLDVVLSLFRRLEPNYVPEYRAPILTYNNHLLDPLNENVLPIGSEPSAEQECAGSEIMTSKAGFSKEELQQLAQQQVDLELSGYLTVKSIEKFPAPTEQVMQYRKELDELKKVWSKQIAMAFHRDFNTLKAVTETKSSRTINLFPYLKALSVAQFTEILLDEVQMLLEGSDTFSFVISQLHRELGRKVESRYHVEQKRMNGVLGKTCEIYDRYATALAEGKSSDNPRQLWQRLVHETRSSGPSMDIQSVAWPKAAVLGVGKFLYNILKCDLKINVNATNKSNRKVKLVPAFYTLFRYEAKMAKEQIKPHPVLMKLYRKSQPDTLKFDVNLVPMLCPPQPWSTPRNGGYILAESDLIRLPHQAHQQTERIDDADPQDMYPTLDALNQLASIPWVVNGQILDVIVQVFNNGGNSKLDVPEPPSSLPPIVESVPRSEMSGYEKYHLLRKRLYHRRKQGDMYSLWCDALYRLSLASYYRDKVFWLPQNIDFRGRVYPIPPHLNHLGHDLARCLLVFHQKKPLGPDGFRWLKLHCINLTGLKKRNSVEERLKYADEIMEDILDSADRPLTGKMWWSNSDEPWQTLACCMEIAKVHRCPDPEKFESGFPIHQDGSCNGLQHYAALGRDTPGAISVNLAPADVPQDVYSAVAALVEENRAKDAQNNVKVAAVLEGFIRRKVIKQTVMTTVYGVTRYGARKQIARQLEYIDEFPKEWIWPASSYLTVKTFDALSEMFTSAKEIQDWFTDCARLISAVCAQNVEWVTPLGLPVVQPYNRADRPVGSSKSVQLPEHFAMDSYEKPNIMKQKNAFPPNFVHSLDSSHMMLTSLYCERAGLTFISVHDCYWTHACTVPTMNRICREQFVALHSEPILEDLSKFLVQKYSYDENEISNDGSVIDLTKRKLNRILQQCPDKGDFDLRKVLDSVYFFS from the exons ATGTTTCGAATGCTTAATTTGCGAAGTTTAGCACAAAGTAAGAACAAAGTACTCGCACACAAAAGTGGAATCGTACGGGTGGACTCAACCAGCAGCAGTGTGGTATTCTGCCCGTTTCGCAAACTGTCCCATTTATGTAACCGGCAGCGAGTGCCCGATCTACTTATAGCACGAG GTAATGCTACGGTGAACATAAAACGCGTTCACTCGACAACACCGTCCGCGGAGATTGTTTCCACCGTAGGAGGAAAGAAGACGAAACGGAGACGCTCGAATGAGAATAAATTTACCGAACTACTAGCAG TGCAAGATGGTGCAACCAAAGAAACGAAAGCAACGGTACAGAAGCTAAAGTCGAAAAAGTTGGCCAACTTCATACACGATCAGATCGCGTATGAGGCCTGTTCGAAAAGCACACCAATTTCGTCTTCCATCGCAAATACACAGGAACTACCTCACACGAGTAGTAGAGTTCCGGGTGGACCAGTTCTACCCGCAGATATGTCACACTGGAACTTCGAGGAAACGCCGGTCATCTACATCGGTGGTGAGATGAAGGAAACAGACATATCGCCCGACGTTCTTTCGGAAATTATCGAAAGCGTTCATGTACTCAAGGAAGTACATCAAAACCGAGCACTTCGCGTGAGCGGTGTATTAGCGGCACACGACGAACTAGACCCGGCGCTCGAGGAAGAAGTGGGCTTGCTAGAATCGGAAGCGATACTCCCAGAGGAAGCAGAACTCGTGTTTGAAGATCCAATCGATTTAACGACCACAAATCCTGGAAGTTCAAAGAAGTCAAAGCGTGGCGGCGGACACGATGGGCCggaaaaaggtaaaaagtTTTGCTCAAAGTATTACAAAACGTCGGAAATCGAGAACCTTGCCCGGCAGCGTAGCTTCCAGATGACGCTGAACGCATATCTGGACATTTGCATCACAACGGGGATGGTAAATCGTGCGTACGCTACCACGCTTAACTATCGCCACAAACGCAAACGCCGCGAGTTTGATGTGGGGACGTACAATCAACTAATTCATGCGTACGCCGGAAAGGGAAATTTCTCACGCGTCAAGGACATTTTGAGGGTTATGCGGGAGGATTCGATTGTACCGAATGCACAAATGTACGCCGGAATATTCGAATGCTTGGGAAGGTTGGAACCAACGGCCGAGGTACTGAAACAAGCGAAACAGTACCTGCAGGAAGCAAGCACGGCAGGTTTCACGATGACCGATATTCTCGATCAGAGTAAATTCTCGCACGATCAGCTAGACGTTGTGTTGTCGCTGTTCCGCCGGCTGGAACCAAACTATGTTCCCGAATACCGGGCACCAATCCTCACATACAACAATCATTTGCTAGATCCGCTGAACGAGAACGTGCTGCCTATTGGAAGTGAGCCTTCCGCCGAGCAAGAATGCGCTGGATCGGAAATAATGACCTCAAAAGCGGGCTTTAGCAAGGAAGAGCTGCAACAGTTAGCACAGCAGCAGGTTGACCTTGAACTGAGCGGTTATTTAACGGTGAAAAGCATCGAAAAGTTTCCCGCACCAACCGAGCAAGTGATGCAGTAT CGCAAAGAACTGGACGAGCTGAAGAAAGTGTGGTCCAAACAGATTGCCATGGCTTTCCATCGTGATTTTAATACGCTCAAAGCGGTCACGGAAACGAAATCATCCCGTACAATCAATCTGTTTCCATACCTCAAAGCCCTTTCCGTGGCACAGTTTACGGAGATCCTGCTGGACGAGGTACAGATGTTGCTGGAAGGATCGGATACGTTTAGTTTCGTAATTTCGCAACTCCATCGGGAACTTGGCCGTAAGGTAGAGTCCCGCTATCACGTCGAACAGAAGCGGATGAACGGAGTGTTAGGGAAAACGTGTGAGATTTACGATCGATACGCGACAGCACTGGCTGAGGGTAAATCGAGCGACAATCCAAGACAGCTTTGGCAGCGCCTGGTACACGAAACGCGCAGCTCGGGCCCGAGTATGGATATACAGAGCGTAGCGTGGCCCAAGGCTGCAGTGCTCGGGGTGGGCAAATTTCTGTACAACATCCTCAAGTGTGATCTGAAGATAAACGTCAATGCAACGAACAAATCCAACCGGAAGGTAAAACTGGTACCGGCGTTCTATACCCTCTTCCGGTACGAGGCGAAAATGGCGAAGGAACAGATAAAACCGCATCCAGTGCTGATGAAGCTGTACCGCAAATCGCAACCAGACACACTCAAGTTTGACGTTAATCTCGTCCCGATGCTATGTCCACCGCAGCCCTGGAGTACACCACGGAACGGTGGGTACATATTGGCCGAGTCCGATCTTATTCGATTGCCACACCAAGCACACCAGCAAACGGAGCGGATAGATGATGCAGATCCGCAGGACATGTATCCAACGTTGGATGCATTGAACCAGCTAGCCAGCATTCCGTGGGTTGTTAACGGACAGATTCTGGACGTGATTGTACAGGTGTTTAATAATGGTGGCAATTCGAAACTGGACGTACCGGAACCACCTTCATCATTGCCACCGATTGTAGAATCGGTTCCGAGAAGTGAGATGAGTGGGTACGAGAAGTATCATTTGCTCCGGAAGCGGCTTTACCATCGACGGAAGCAGGGTGACATGTACAGCTTGTGGTGTGACGCACTGTACCGTCTCTCGTTGGCAAGCTACTATCGGGATAAAGTGTTCTGGTTGCCACAGAACATTGACTTCCGGGGAAGAGTTTATCCGATTCCGCCGCACCTTAACCATCTGGGACACGATCTGGCCCGCTGTTTGTTGGTGTTTCATCAGAAAAAGCCACTCGGCCCGGATGGGTTCCGGTGGTTGAAGCTTCATTGCATCAATTTAACCGGCTTGAAGAAGCGAAATTCGGTTGAGGAGCGTCTCAAGTATGCGGACGAAATAATGGAAGATATACTGGATTCGGCCGATCGACCGCTGACAGGCAAGATGTGGTGGAGCAACTCGGATGAACCGTGGCAAACGCTGGCGTGCTGTATGGAGATTGCGAAGGTGCACCGATGCCCGGATCCGGAAA AGTTTGAAAGCGGATTCCCAATACACCAGGATGGTTCCTGCAACGGACTGCAACACTATGCCGCCCTGGGACGCGACACACCCGGTGCAATAAGCGTCAATCTAGCGCCAGCGGACGTTCCACAAGACGTATACAGTGCAGTCGCCGCACTGGTGGAAGAAAATCGAGCCAAAGATGCCCAAAACAACGTTAAGGTGGCAGCCGTGCTGGAAGGTTTCATCCGGCGCAAGGTTATCAAACAAACTGTGATGACGACCGTGTACGGTGTAACACGATACGGTGCCCGCAAGCAGATTGCCCGCCAGCTTGAATACATCGATGAATTTCCCAAAGAATGGATCTGGCCCGCCTCAAGCTATCTTACCGTGAAAACGTTCGATGCGCTAAGTGAAATGTTTACCTCGGCCAAGGAAATACAGGATTGGTTTACCGACTGTGCACGGTTAATATCGGCCGTTTGTGCACAGAACGTAGAGTGGGTAACACCGCTCGGCCTGCCCGTCGTTCAACCGTACAATCGTGCGGATCGACCGGTCGGTTCCAGCAAGTCGGTACAGCTGCCAGAACATTTTGCGATGGATTCGTACGAGAAACCAAACATAATGAAGCAGAAGAATGCGTTTCCGCCCAACTTTGTACATTCGCTTGACTCGAGCCATATGATGCTGACGTCGCTTTACTGTGAACGGGCCGGATTAACGTTCATTTCGGTGCACGATTGCTACTGGACGCATGCCTGCACCGTGCCAACGATGAACAGG ATTTGTCGCGAACAGTTTGTTGCCCTGCATTCCGAACCGATATTGGAAGATTTGTCGAAGTTTCTGGTACAAAAGTACAGCTACGATGAAAA TGAAATCAGTAATGATGGTTCGGTAATTGATCTCACCAAGCGCAAACTGAACCGCATCCTGCAGCAGTGCCCCGACAAGGGTGATTTCGATCTACGCAAGGTGCTCGATTCGGTGTACTTTTTCAGCTAG